From the genome of Paraburkholderia sp. BL10I2N1:
GGCATGGCGCATGGCTGATCGTCGACGACGCGCATGGTTTCGGCGTGCTCGGTCCGCAAGGCCGCGGCGCCATCGCAGCGGCCGCGCTGCGCTCGCCGAATCTGATTTCGATCGGCACGCTCGGCAAGGCGGCGGGCGTCTCGGGCGCGTTCGTCGCGGCGCATGCGACCGTGATCGAATGGCTCGTGCAGCGCGCGCGTCCGTACATCTTCACGACGGCGTCGGTGCCGGCCGCCGCGCATGCGGTGTCGGCGAGCCTGCGTATCATCGGCGGTGACGAAGGCGACGTGCGCCGTGCGCATCTTCAGCAGTTGATCGAACGCACCCGCGCGATGCTGAAGGCGACACCGTGGCTTCCGGTCGATTCGCACACCGCCGTGCAGCCGCTGATCATCGGCGCGAACGACGCCACGCTCGACATCGCAGCCACGCTCGATCGCGCGGGTCTGTGGGTGCCGGCGATCCGTCCGCCGACCGTGCCTGCCGGCACCTCGCGTTTGCGCATTTCGCTATCCGCCGCGCACTCGCAAGCGGATCTCGACCGGCTCGAAGCCGGCTTGCAACAGCTCGGAGCGAAAGCGGCATGAGTGGTTCGAGTCAACCCGCACTGTCCCTGTTCGTCACCGGCACCGATACGGAAATCGGCAAGACGTTCGTCTCCTCAGCGCTGTTGCGCGGCTTCGTGCGCGAAGGCCTGCAAGCCGCCGCGATGAAGCCGATCGCCGCAGGCGCATTCGAACTGAACGGCGTGCTGCATAACGGCGACGCGGATCAACTCGACGCCGCGTCGAACGTCTTGCTGCCACCCGACATGCGCACGCCGTATCTGCTGAAGGAACCGGCCGCGCCGCACATCGCGGCCGCGCTGGAAAACGTCACGCTCGATCTCGATCACATCGTCGCCTGTCATGCACAGGCTGTACAGCGCGCGGAGATCGTCGTCGTGGAAGGCGTCGGCGGCTTTCGCGTGCCGTTGACCGCGACGCAGGACACCGCCGACCTGGTCGTCGCGCTGAAGCTGCCGGTCGTGCTGGTAGTCGGCATGCGCCTCGGCTGCATCAGCCATGCACTGCTGACCGCCGAAGCGATCGCCGCTCGCGGGCTCACGCTCGCCGGCTGGGTCGCGAATCGCGTCGATCCGGACATGACGTTCCCCGATGAAAACATCGCGTCGATCCGCGAGCACCTCGCGCGCGAATACGATGCGCCGCTGCTCGGCATCGTGCCGCATCTGAGCCCGGCTTCGCCCGAGCTCGCGGCCGATCAGCTCGACATCAAGCGGCTTTTGCAGACGCTGCGGCATACGCAAACGCGTACGCAGCGCTGATCCATCATCACATCCATCCATGAGGATTGCCCCCGTGACGCAACTGAACATCGCTCCGACTTCCGCCGACGCGGCCGCCACCAGCCATAACGCAACCCCCGTCACCCCCGCCGCAGCCGGCGCGAAGCAGGTCGCGCGCTGGCGTGTCGCAGACATCGTCGAGCTGTACGAACTGCCATTCAACGACCTGATGTTTCGCGCGCAGCAAACGCATCGCGAGCACTTCGACGCGAACACCGTGCAACTGTCGACGCTGCTGTCGATCAAGACCGGCGGCTGCGAAGAAGATTGCGCGTACTGTCCGCAGTCGGTGCATCACGACACCGGCCTGCAAGCCGACAAGCTGATGCCGGTCGATGAAGTGCTCGCGGCCGCGAAGGTCGCCAAGGAAAACGGCGCGACGCGTTTCTGCATGGGTGCCGCATGGCGCAATCCGAAGGACCGCCACCTCGAACCGATCAAGGACATGATCCGCGGCGTGAAAGCCATGGGCCTCGAAACCTGTGTGACGCTCGGCATGCTCGAAACGCATCAGGCGCAAGGGCTGCGCGAAGCTGGTCTGGACTATTACAACCACAACCTCGATACGTCGCCGGAGTTCTACGGCCAGATCATTTCGACGCGCACGTATCAGGACCGTCTCGACACGCTCGAACGCGTGCGTGACGCGGGCATCAACGTGTGCTGCGGCGGGATCGTCGGCCTGGGTGAATCGCGCCGCGAACGCGCCGGCCTGATCACGCAACTGGCAAACATGGAGCCGTATCCGGAATCGGTGCCTATCAACAATCTGGTACAGGTGGAAGGCACCCCGCTGACCGGCACCGAAGCAATCGATCCGTTCGAATTCGTGCGTACGATCGCGGTAGCGCGCATCACCATGCCGCGCGCAATGGTGCGTCTGTCGGCGGGCCGCGAGCAGATGAACGAAGCGTTGCAGGCGCTGTGCTTCCTCGCCGGCGCGAATTCGATTTTCTACGGCGATCAACTGCTGACCACGAGCAATCCGCAAGCGGAAGCCGACCGCAAGCTGCTCGAGCGTCTCGGCATTCGCGCCGAGGCCGCGCAACAGATGCCGCTTGAGCAGAGCGGTTGCGAGCATGGCTGCGACAAGCAAGCGGCTACGGATTAACCGTGTGGCGCGAGGCACAGCGTAACCAGGGCGGTAACCTGTGGCATATCAGTAACTCGCTGGGTCCGCCATCCGGGCGTGACCCAAGCAAAAGAGGTCTCCGGAATTCCCGGCGCGGTTCAATGCAGTGACTTTGAGGTGGTCCGTCATGAATCACTAAGACACCCCCCAACTCAGAAACAGACAGGTAGCGTAACAAAAGTCAGCGGTGGAGACTCATTTAAGACGCGGACGTGGATAGTTCGTGTCATTGGAGATTTTGTCATTGCCAGCGCGCTGGCAGACAGCCTTACTTAAAGGCTGTTAGGTCGCGCGGCCGGATGCCATTCGCCGCGCAATACGCGGCGTAGCGATCCCAACCACTGCGCCAGTTCTCAATCGCGATCACCTGTTTCCGTTCGTCCAAGAACAGTAACTCTCCTTGAATAATGTTAAGCGTAACGATGTCCTCGTCGCCCGGGAGCGCCTGCGGCGTGTGGCTCGACCCCGCCACTTCATATACCACGCTGCCCGTGCTAGCGATCCACTCGTGCTCACGATACTTCCACCTGCCCTGGACCGTGTAGACAATCACTGTGCCAGTGTGATGGTGTTGCGGCATCTGGCCGGTGGCGGGCGCCTTCAGCAACGCGATCGTCTCGCCGCGGATCGGATCGAGTTTGAAATATTTCACGAAGACTTGGTCGCTGTAGGGGCTGAAGGGAACCCAAGGGATGTCTGCATCCTGGACGCAGGCCGTTTCGATCTGTTCAAAAAGCATGGTGTAGCTCCAAGCATGTTGTTGTTCAGGTCATTGTAGACGCCGGAAACGCTGGCTGATATTTGCGTTTGGTGCGACTTGCATCGTCGGCGATCGAACGACCGTTGTCAGGGGCGGAGCCGCCACCTGAATGCCGGGATGACCGCGCGGGCGAACGGCGGTTCATGGCCGATTGCACCAGTTCGATGAACGCTTTACAGAGCCGACGTTGGAATCCTCAACGGCAGCTTTCCGGCGGTTTGTGTGAACGCGTACTGCCGGCCAGGAACGGCCCGTCACGATCTGTTCGCGAACGTCAACTCATGAGGGGCGAGCGGCCCTTCGACGCGGCGATGCCTCGATCGATAGCTGCACCTGGAAGCGGTCGATGAGCTTTCGACGCCTCGACGACGCTCGCCAGTGACGCCGATCATTTACCGTAACGGTATTGAGGGCATAATGTCATCCGTGCGGCCCACCAGCTCCGACTTTGAAAGAAAGGTCAATATGGCGGCCTCTGAAAAAATTGCCCAACACTTTCCGCGAACCCTCCGTTACGGAACGGGAGAAGGGACCCACGTCTAATTCCATTTCTAATTCAATAATGTAATAATAAGTGCACCTTCACCATATCGAAGGATGTGCGATGGTTCGTCGAGCGAGTGGCGGCGAAGTTCTCGAACAAGCTAAGCGGCTCGTGGTCGAGGCCAGGACGATGGATGAGTTGCGGCAGGCACAAGCGGTACTGTTGCCGCTCGAATTCGGGCTGACACTGGCGCAGACGGCGCAAGCGATTGGTGTGTCGGTTGGCTGGGCCTGTCAGTTGCGCCGGCGCTTCATCCTGGCCGGCGGGCTGCCCGAGGCCGACCGCCCCATGCCTGGTGGTCGCCGCCGGGAGAATATGACGAGGAAAGAAGAAGCGGCCTTTCTTGCGCCTTTCTTCGAGAAGGCCAGGGTGGGCGGCATCCTGGTGGTCGGCGAGATCAAGCAGGCGCTGGATGAACGGCTGGGACGCAAGGTCGCCCTCGCTTCGGCCTACAACCTGCTACACCGTCATGGCTGGCGCAAGCTGGCACCCGACAAGCGACACCCGCAGGCCGATGTGGCCGCCCAGGAAGCCTGGAAAAAAAACTCCCCGACGTCCTCCTCGAAATCGACCACGCGTGGCCAGGCCAGGGGCCGATCCGCTTGATGTTTCAGGACGAAGCGCGCTTCGGTCGTATCTCTGACACACGGCGTTGCTGGTGCCCCAAACCGGTTCGCCCATTATGCCAGGCAATGGTGACGCAGGAATATACCTACGCTTATGCCGCCGTCTGCGTGACTGATGGCGCGCTCGACTCGCTGATCCTGCCGCACGTCAACGCCGCGTGCATGCAACTGTTTCTCGATGAGGTCTGCGCGCGCCATCCAGACGAACGGATCGTGATGGTCCTTGACGGTGCCGGGTGGCATCAGAGTACCTCCCTCAGGCTGGCCCACAACCTGCGCCTGCTCACGCTCCCGCCGTATTCACCCGAGCTCAATCCCGTTGAACATCTTTGGGACGACCTGCGAGAAAAGTCCTTTCACAACCGTGTCTTCGACAGTATCGATGCGCTCGAATGCCATCTGTCCGACTCGCTTCGTAACCTTGAGCTCGACCATCAACGCGTTCGTTCCATCGTCGCGTGGCCGTGGATCATTGATTCACTGTTGAATTAGAAATGGAATAAGAATTGATCTCGTAGAGTGCGAGACAGCGGGGGCGCAATTCAAATAGACAGATGAAAAGAATCTATACGTACAGGGGCTTCGAGATCGCGGTGGAGCTTGAACCAGTGTGGGAAGCGTCTGGCAACGTTACATTGCTGCCACCGCGTGGTTTTATCACCGTCGTGCAGATCAAAATGATTGGCGCTACTCGACCGACGGTTGCGCCGATACGCCTGATGGCAGACATTCATCGGCCCTTCGCGACGGAAGCCGAGGCGCTCATGGCAGGGTTCAGCGCCGGACAGCGGGTCGTAGACGACACGCTTGCCCCGTGAACGTACTTCATCGCGATGATTGAACGTTGGACGAAGGCAACGTCGGCGGTGGGTTGGGGTACCGCTTACTTTCGGTCATGCATGGTGGTATCAGGCGGCGCAGGGTGAAGCCGATCCAGTCTTGCCAGTAGTGCCGAACCCCGTTCCACAACGCGACGAGGCACATCAGGAAGCGCCAGTACCGTGCGAATGCGCGTTCGCCAATATTCCACGTGCATCACGGCACTTGAATGTTCTGTCCGGTGGCTGACACCTAGGTGTTCCAACTGGGAAATCACGGCCTCGATATGATCCAATTCCTGCTGCGCATGGTCGTGCCAAGACATAGCCACCTCGCCCAGAAGGCTCGCCTTATCGCTTCATCGTCCGCCACATTGTCAATGTCGGGTCCGGGTCCAGTGGCACCAGTCGTGGTGGTCCAGGTTCCGGAGGAGCTGTCGTCGACGGTGCTCGCGCCGATAGTGGCCGGCCACGAGCACTGATGCGATCATCAGCACAAACGAGCCCATCACAATGCCTACCCACGAGTCGCTCATTTCACCCTCCTGCGCGGTTGCCGTTACCGACTCAGGCGATCCACCGGAGCCCGTCGATCCGGGCCGCAGGCTTCCATCGCCATCCCTGTTGTACAGTGAACCGGCCGCAGGCCAGCTCACCTCCGTCGTCCCGCTGCAAGCCTGGTTGTTTCACTGCAGGTGCTGGCCGCCATTGATCGCGATGTTGGCTCCGGTCACGAAAGCCGCCTCACGCGAGCACAGGTACAGAACAAGCGCGGCCACTTCGTCCGGCTGCCCGAGGCGGCCGACCGGAATCTGCGGAATGATCTTGCTGTCCAGAATGTCCTGGGGCACCGCGGTGACCATCTTCGTGGCGATATAGCCGGGCGAGATCGTGTTGACGGTGACGCCTTTCTTCGCCACTTCGAGCGCCAGTGACTTCGTGAAACCATGCATGCCAGCTTTGGCGGCCGCGTAGTTCGTCTGACCGAATCCGCCCTTGCAGCCAATGATCGACGACACGTTGATGATGCGGCAACAGCCTCGTTCAACCATGCTGTCGCACCACGGCTTCGTTGAACACCGAGTCGAGGTTGGTGCGGATCACCGCATCCCAATTGACCTTGTCGAGCTTCCTGAAGCCCGCATCCCGTGTAATGCCGGCGTTATTGATCAGGATGTCGACCGGGCCAACTTCCGCCTTGATCCGCTCCGCGCATAGTTGGCACGAGTCGTAGTCGGCGACATCGACGGCATATGAGCGGAACCGCTGCCCGCCGGCCTCCATGCGGGCCAGCCACCGGTCTGCACCGGTATTCTGTGGCGCGCAGGTGACCACCACGGTATAGCCACCGTCGCGCAGTCTGATGCTGATCGCTTCGCCGAGTCCGCCCATCCCGCCTGTGACCAGGGCAACCTGCTTCGTCATCTCACTTGTCTCCGGTGAATGGAGGCGATCCTCGCCCATACAAAACGGCGATGCTCGCCTGCTGACTGTCCAGATGTCCAGATGC
Proteins encoded in this window:
- the bioB gene encoding biotin synthase BioB; this translates as MTQLNIAPTSADAAATSHNATPVTPAAAGAKQVARWRVADIVELYELPFNDLMFRAQQTHREHFDANTVQLSTLLSIKTGGCEEDCAYCPQSVHHDTGLQADKLMPVDEVLAAAKVAKENGATRFCMGAAWRNPKDRHLEPIKDMIRGVKAMGLETCVTLGMLETHQAQGLREAGLDYYNHNLDTSPEFYGQIISTRTYQDRLDTLERVRDAGINVCCGGIVGLGESRRERAGLITQLANMEPYPESVPINNLVQVEGTPLTGTEAIDPFEFVRTIAVARITMPRAMVRLSAGREQMNEALQALCFLAGANSIFYGDQLLTTSNPQAEADRKLLERLGIRAEAAQQMPLEQSGCEHGCDKQAATD
- the bioD gene encoding dethiobiotin synthase — encoded protein: MSGSSQPALSLFVTGTDTEIGKTFVSSALLRGFVREGLQAAAMKPIAAGAFELNGVLHNGDADQLDAASNVLLPPDMRTPYLLKEPAAPHIAAALENVTLDLDHIVACHAQAVQRAEIVVVEGVGGFRVPLTATQDTADLVVALKLPVVLVVGMRLGCISHALLTAEAIAARGLTLAGWVANRVDPDMTFPDENIASIREHLAREYDAPLLGIVPHLSPASPELAADQLDIKRLLQTLRHTQTRTQR
- a CDS encoding 2,4'-dihydroxyacetophenone dioxygenase family protein, translating into MLFEQIETACVQDADIPWVPFSPYSDQVFVKYFKLDPIRGETIALLKAPATGQMPQHHHTGTVIVYTVQGRWKYREHEWIASTGSVVYEVAGSSHTPQALPGDEDIVTLNIIQGELLFLDERKQVIAIENWRSGWDRYAAYCAANGIRPRDLTAFK
- a CDS encoding IS630 family transposase gives rise to the protein MAQAGTRQATPAGRCGRPGSLEKKLPDVLLEIDHAWPGQGPIRLMFQDEARFGRISDTRRCWCPKPVRPLCQAMVTQEYTYAYAAVCVTDGALDSLILPHVNAACMQLFLDEVCARHPDERIVMVLDGAGWHQSTSLRLAHNLRLLTLPPYSPELNPVEHLWDDLREKSFHNRVFDSIDALECHLSDSLRNLELDHQRVRSIVAWPWIIDSLLN